One Tautonia rosea genomic window carries:
- a CDS encoding sodium-dependent transporter has product MAKHERWASRIGLVLAMAGNAVGLGNFLRFPAQAAQNGGGAFMIPYLVSLLVMGIPLMWIEWTMGRYGGSLGHHSTPGIFQSMGKSRAWKYLGVLGLLTCLGIASYYLYIESWCLSYAIYSLLGGFGADEPASFFGRITGQSDNQLFAFSIPGLVMFAICIGINIFILSRGVSGGIEVVAKVAMPLLLLFGVVLAVRGLMSDPISDEAVKESPWVGLNYIWSVPDFTQIANPAVWLAAAGQIFFTLSIGMGSIHCYASYLRKKDDVALTGATTAWTNQMCEVVIGSALLLPIAVSYLGLQGVKDSVAGGSGFGLAFFTLPTLFNNWGPQFAPLAGFLWFGLLFLAAITSSLAMGQPVMAFLEDEFKLSRVKASWALMGMLLFLAVPVALIHEQGVFSDFDFWVGTFALVVFALMEVILFAWAFGMDKGWEELTRGAELKVPRAFFYIMKYVTPTFIIVILLAAIFKPSVGWDGFFGSIGSGQGVPAWEWDADSVIGKILHKDLVTPEDASPEVVTYYENLRTVRTYDRIGLLAIFAFFSILVAIAWRRKGKGGTPS; this is encoded by the coding sequence ATGGCAAAACATGAGCGTTGGGCCTCTCGGATCGGCCTGGTGCTGGCGATGGCCGGCAACGCCGTGGGGCTCGGGAATTTCCTGCGATTCCCGGCCCAGGCCGCCCAGAACGGCGGCGGGGCGTTCATGATTCCGTATCTGGTGTCCCTGCTGGTCATGGGCATCCCCTTGATGTGGATCGAATGGACGATGGGCCGGTACGGCGGGAGCCTCGGCCACCACTCGACACCCGGCATCTTCCAGTCGATGGGCAAGAGCCGAGCCTGGAAGTACCTGGGAGTGCTCGGCCTGCTGACCTGCCTCGGGATCGCCTCGTATTACCTGTACATCGAGTCGTGGTGCCTGTCGTACGCGATCTATTCGTTGCTCGGGGGCTTCGGCGCCGATGAGCCGGCGAGCTTCTTCGGCCGGATCACCGGGCAGAGCGACAATCAGCTCTTCGCGTTCAGCATCCCCGGCCTGGTGATGTTCGCCATTTGCATTGGCATCAATATTTTTATCCTCTCGCGAGGGGTGTCGGGCGGCATCGAGGTGGTGGCCAAGGTGGCGATGCCGCTCTTGCTCCTGTTTGGCGTCGTGCTGGCCGTGCGAGGGTTGATGAGCGATCCGATCTCGGACGAGGCGGTGAAGGAAAGTCCCTGGGTCGGCCTGAACTATATCTGGAGCGTGCCCGACTTCACGCAGATCGCGAACCCGGCGGTCTGGCTGGCGGCGGCCGGGCAAATCTTCTTCACGCTGTCGATCGGCATGGGATCGATCCATTGTTATGCGTCGTACCTGCGCAAGAAGGACGACGTGGCCCTGACCGGCGCGACCACGGCATGGACGAACCAGATGTGCGAGGTCGTGATCGGCAGCGCCCTGCTCTTGCCGATTGCCGTCAGCTACCTCGGCCTCCAGGGGGTCAAGGACAGCGTGGCGGGAGGCTCGGGCTTCGGCCTGGCTTTCTTCACCTTGCCGACCTTGTTCAACAACTGGGGGCCGCAGTTCGCGCCGCTGGCCGGGTTCCTCTGGTTCGGCTTGCTGTTCCTGGCGGCGATTACCAGCTCGCTGGCGATGGGACAGCCGGTAATGGCCTTTTTAGAAGACGAGTTCAAGCTGAGCCGGGTGAAGGCGTCGTGGGCCCTGATGGGGATGCTGCTGTTCCTGGCCGTGCCGGTGGCATTGATCCACGAACAGGGGGTCTTCAGCGACTTCGACTTCTGGGTCGGCACGTTCGCCCTGGTCGTCTTCGCCCTGATGGAGGTGATCCTCTTCGCCTGGGCCTTCGGCATGGACAAGGGGTGGGAGGAGCTGACCCGAGGGGCCGAGCTGAAGGTGCCGCGTGCCTTTTTCTACATCATGAAATATGTGACGCCAACGTTCATCATCGTCATCCTCCTGGCGGCGATCTTCAAGCCGAGCGTCGGCTGGGACGGCTTCTTCGGGTCGATCGGCTCGGGGCAGGGGGTGCCGGCCTGGGAATGGGACGCCGACAGTGTGATCGGCAAGATCCTGCACAAGGACCTGGTCACCCCCGAGGACGCTTCGCCCGAGGTTGTCACCTACTACGAGAACCTGCGGACGGTCCGCACGTACGACCGGATCGGCCTGCTGGCCATCTTCGCCTTCTTCTCAATCCTGGTGGCGATCGCCTGGCGTCGCAAGGGCAAAGGGGGGACCCCGTCATGA
- a CDS encoding ion transporter produces MSQSFRQRLWAILEVARPGDHVSRGFDIVLLSLIVLNILAVILDSVPSINRRVGPALNAFEWFSVAVFSAEYLLRLWSAPADPRFAQPIRGRLRFMVTPLALIDLIAVLPAYLPLFGLDLRFVRALRLLRIFRAAKLARYISALRLFGDVIREKREELILTTCVFGLMLLITSCLMYFAENEAQPEAFSSIPAAMWWSVVTLTTVGYGDIHPVTSLGRLLASFSAILGIGFFALPTAILGSGFIEEVEKRKKHHIRTCPYCGREISR; encoded by the coding sequence ATGAGCCAATCCTTTCGACAGCGTCTCTGGGCCATTCTCGAAGTCGCCAGGCCGGGCGATCACGTCAGTCGTGGGTTCGACATCGTCTTGCTCTCCCTGATTGTCCTGAACATCCTGGCCGTGATCCTGGATTCGGTCCCCTCGATCAATCGCCGCGTCGGTCCGGCCCTCAACGCCTTCGAGTGGTTCTCTGTGGCGGTTTTCTCGGCCGAGTACCTCCTGCGCCTCTGGTCGGCTCCCGCCGACCCGCGCTTTGCCCAGCCGATCCGGGGCCGCCTGCGGTTCATGGTCACACCCCTGGCCCTGATCGACCTGATCGCCGTGCTGCCGGCCTATCTGCCACTGTTCGGCCTCGACCTGCGATTCGTCCGCGCCTTGCGACTCCTGCGAATCTTCCGCGCCGCCAAGCTCGCTCGCTACATCTCCGCCCTCAGACTGTTTGGTGACGTAATCCGCGAGAAGCGAGAGGAACTAATTCTGACTACGTGCGTCTTTGGCCTGATGCTTTTGATTACGTCGTGCCTGATGTATTTTGCCGAGAACGAGGCCCAGCCCGAGGCGTTTTCCAGCATCCCGGCCGCGATGTGGTGGTCCGTCGTCACCCTGACAACCGTCGGCTACGGCGACATTCATCCGGTGACTTCGCTTGGCCGCCTGCTCGCCTCCTTCTCCGCCATCCTCGGCATCGGCTTCTTCGCCCTTCCCACCGCCATTCTCGGCTCCGGCTTCATCGAAGAAGTCGAGAAGCGCAAGAAACACCATATCCGTACGTGCCCTTACTGCGGACGAGAGATCAGTAGGTAG
- a CDS encoding carbon starvation CstA family protein yields the protein MQTLLIALGAGVAFLVAYHTYGRWLGSTIFRLSADYVCPSHRLRDDADYVPTSKPVVFGHHFTSIAGTGPIVGPAIAVMWGWVPALIWVLLGSIFIGAVHDFGALVVSIRNNGQTVGDIAGRLINRRARILFLLILFMALTIVLAIFGLVIAAVFRQFPASIFPCLVQIPIAVGIGVWLHRRGAKLAVPSLVALGLMYLSVIFGDQNTPVAAMAGLPEWLAGGIGWIETTLHTFNTTLASWPIIVWVAVLLIYSYVASVLPVWVLLQPRDYINSLQLISALGLIVVGLAVAAVAGGAPVGDLGRPELAIAAPAIDFNPTDAPLMIPFLFVTIACGAISGFHCLVSSGTSSKQISREPDARFVGYGGMLTEGFLATLVILACVAGLGLGVAGEGGTTLLGREAFQARYGSWNASQGLASTVAAFVDGSANFLRAMGMPTGVSVALMGVLVASFAGTTLDTACRLQRYVVQELAAALLSLSRRDEEEARAGDGLFQGQPIGLSGNPLTWLANKHGATIFAVVLAGALAAFPKAGDAWSWQTAGQGGLILWPLFGATNQLLGGLSFLVIAFYLRRRGLPNWFLIGPLVFMLILPAWAMLWQIFIDAPGPGGSWLADRQWILLGIGLVTIVLEAWLVVEAALLWPRIRGVLEQLIAPEPVALSRSNAAARIAVGSGQ from the coding sequence ATGCAGACGCTCTTGATCGCCCTGGGTGCGGGTGTGGCTTTTCTGGTGGCGTATCACACCTATGGCCGATGGCTCGGCAGCACCATCTTCAGGCTCTCAGCCGACTATGTTTGCCCGTCGCACCGCCTGAGAGACGATGCCGACTATGTGCCCACGTCAAAGCCGGTCGTCTTCGGCCATCACTTCACGTCGATCGCCGGTACGGGACCGATCGTCGGGCCGGCAATCGCGGTGATGTGGGGGTGGGTCCCGGCCTTAATCTGGGTCTTGCTGGGGTCGATCTTCATCGGGGCGGTGCACGACTTCGGAGCGCTCGTCGTTTCGATCCGGAACAACGGGCAGACGGTGGGGGACATTGCCGGACGGTTGATCAACCGGCGGGCCCGGATCCTGTTCTTGCTGATCCTGTTCATGGCGTTGACGATCGTGCTGGCCATCTTCGGCCTGGTGATCGCGGCGGTCTTCCGGCAGTTTCCGGCGTCGATCTTCCCGTGCCTCGTGCAGATTCCGATTGCCGTGGGGATTGGCGTCTGGCTGCACCGCCGGGGGGCGAAGCTGGCGGTGCCGTCGCTCGTGGCGTTGGGATTGATGTACCTGTCGGTGATCTTCGGCGATCAGAACACGCCGGTCGCGGCGATGGCCGGGTTGCCGGAGTGGCTGGCGGGGGGAATCGGCTGGATCGAAACGACCCTGCACACGTTCAATACCACGCTGGCCTCCTGGCCGATCATCGTCTGGGTGGCGGTGTTGCTGATTTACTCGTATGTGGCTTCGGTGTTGCCGGTCTGGGTCTTGTTGCAGCCGAGGGATTACATCAACTCATTGCAATTGATCAGCGCCCTGGGGTTGATCGTCGTCGGCCTGGCCGTGGCCGCGGTGGCGGGAGGGGCGCCGGTCGGCGACCTGGGACGGCCCGAACTGGCGATTGCCGCTCCGGCGATCGATTTCAACCCGACCGATGCACCGTTGATGATCCCGTTTTTGTTCGTGACGATCGCTTGCGGAGCGATCAGCGGGTTTCACTGCCTGGTGAGCAGCGGGACGTCGAGCAAGCAGATCAGTCGAGAGCCTGATGCCCGATTCGTCGGCTACGGCGGGATGCTGACCGAGGGGTTCCTGGCGACGCTGGTGATCCTGGCCTGTGTGGCCGGGCTTGGCCTGGGCGTGGCGGGCGAAGGGGGGACGACCTTGCTCGGTCGCGAGGCCTTCCAGGCGCGATATGGGTCGTGGAATGCGTCGCAGGGGTTGGCCTCGACGGTGGCGGCGTTCGTGGATGGCTCGGCGAATTTCCTGCGGGCGATGGGAATGCCGACGGGGGTATCGGTGGCCTTGATGGGAGTGCTGGTCGCCTCGTTCGCGGGGACGACGCTGGATACGGCTTGCCGCCTTCAACGCTACGTCGTGCAAGAACTGGCCGCGGCCTTGTTGAGCCTCAGCCGACGAGATGAGGAGGAGGCCAGGGCGGGCGACGGCCTGTTCCAAGGGCAGCCGATCGGGCTTTCGGGCAATCCGCTCACCTGGCTGGCGAACAAGCACGGAGCGACGATTTTCGCCGTGGTGCTGGCCGGGGCGTTGGCGGCGTTTCCGAAAGCAGGAGACGCGTGGAGCTGGCAGACCGCGGGGCAGGGGGGGTTGATTCTCTGGCCTCTGTTCGGGGCGACGAACCAGTTGCTCGGGGGGTTGTCGTTCCTGGTGATCGCCTTTTATCTCAGGAGGCGAGGCTTGCCGAACTGGTTCCTGATCGGCCCGCTCGTCTTCATGCTGATTCTGCCGGCCTGGGCGATGCTCTGGCAAATCTTCATCGATGCCCCCGGCCCAGGAGGAAGCTGGCTGGCGGATCGCCAGTGGATTTTACTCGGGATCGGGCTGGTGACGATCGTGCTGGAAGCGTGGCTCGTGGTTGAGGCGGCCTTGCTCTGGCCCCGGATTCGAGGGGTGTTGGAGCAACTGATCGCTCCCGAGCCGGTCGCCCTGTCGCGCTCGAACGCCGCGGCGAGGATCGCAGTCGGCAGCGGGCAGTAG
- a CDS encoding Gfo/Idh/MocA family protein, whose translation MFQAPYRAAVIGRTGRGNYGHNLDLAFAAEPKLKLLAVADEDEAGRAQASARLGVERAYADYREMLDRERPEFVAVCPRWLDGHRDMVIACAEAGVRGIFLEKPMAPSPADCDAMLNACDAAHTKISMAFQSRVSPIFLQIQTLIAEGAIGPVLEVRGRGKEDRRGGGEDLMVLGSHTMDLFRALLGEASWCFARVSDSGQPIGTEQIRDGAEGIGPLAGDRIDAMYGFETTPVVAHFATSRPAQPGDRFDLRIFGETGAIVMGFGWLPAAYLVRDPRWYAAPDRSSWERITSAGLSQPEPLEDGGLNAGNRQIVADLIAAVESDRAPIVSGADGRASIEMILATYASQRAGAPVSLPLADRNHPLAGFGS comes from the coding sequence ATGTTCCAGGCCCCGTATCGTGCCGCCGTCATCGGTCGAACCGGTCGAGGGAATTACGGTCATAACCTCGACCTCGCTTTCGCCGCCGAGCCGAAGCTCAAGCTCCTGGCCGTGGCCGACGAGGACGAAGCCGGCCGCGCCCAGGCCTCCGCCCGGCTCGGCGTCGAGCGTGCGTATGCCGATTACCGCGAGATGCTCGATCGCGAGCGCCCCGAGTTTGTCGCCGTCTGCCCCCGATGGCTCGACGGCCACCGCGACATGGTCATCGCCTGTGCCGAGGCCGGCGTCCGCGGCATCTTCCTCGAAAAACCAATGGCCCCCTCCCCGGCCGATTGCGACGCCATGCTCAACGCCTGCGATGCCGCTCATACGAAGATCAGCATGGCCTTCCAGTCGCGTGTCAGTCCCATTTTTCTACAAATTCAGACATTGATCGCCGAGGGCGCGATCGGCCCGGTTCTCGAAGTTCGAGGCCGAGGCAAGGAAGACCGCCGCGGCGGCGGTGAAGACCTCATGGTCCTCGGCTCTCACACAATGGACCTGTTTCGCGCTCTGCTCGGTGAAGCTTCCTGGTGCTTCGCCCGCGTATCCGATTCCGGCCAGCCGATCGGCACCGAGCAGATCCGCGACGGCGCCGAAGGGATCGGCCCCCTCGCCGGTGATCGGATCGATGCCATGTATGGCTTCGAAACCACTCCCGTCGTGGCCCATTTCGCCACCAGTCGCCCTGCCCAGCCGGGCGATCGCTTCGACCTCCGAATCTTTGGCGAAACCGGCGCGATCGTCATGGGCTTCGGGTGGCTCCCTGCTGCCTATCTTGTCCGCGATCCCCGGTGGTATGCCGCTCCCGATCGTTCCTCCTGGGAACGGATCACCAGCGCCGGCCTCAGCCAGCCCGAACCGCTCGAAGACGGCGGCCTGAACGCCGGGAATCGCCAGATCGTCGCCGACCTGATCGCCGCTGTCGAATCCGATCGTGCTCCGATCGTCTCCGGTGCCGATGGCCGTGCATCGATCGAGATGATCCTCGCCACCTATGCGTCTCAACGGGCCGGAGCCCCGGTTTCCCTGCCGTTGGCCGATCGGAACCACCCGCTCGCTGGGTTTGGTTCCTAG
- a CDS encoding LysR family transcriptional regulator, protein MQFEALKIFCDVVRRASFSRGAAENGISQSTASQAVHNLEERLGVKLIDRSKRPLIPTPYGQMYYEGCRELVERYQDVERRVRALGRADQIEGTVRIVAIYSVGLGQLTRHITEFRARHPLADCRLECMHPSEVVDRVRTGRADLGIVSFPKKWPGIDVVAWRDEEMVVAAPPGHPLADPEGISVGRLDGARFVHYDSELPIRRAIDRHLKRRGVQVEPGLAFDSIENIKRAVEVGAGVALLPRTTLEREVASGSLVAIPITDHPLSRPLAIVHRGEATLGLAGARFLETLRDGSTTEDGTTAASSPAPSASEPKPNGRGASRSGRTPAVKKT, encoded by the coding sequence ATGCAGTTCGAGGCGCTCAAAATCTTCTGTGATGTCGTGCGCCGGGCGAGTTTCTCGCGTGGTGCCGCCGAGAACGGCATCTCGCAGTCGACGGCGAGCCAGGCCGTGCATAACCTCGAGGAGCGTCTCGGCGTCAAGCTGATCGACCGCTCCAAGCGTCCCTTGATTCCGACACCTTACGGCCAGATGTACTACGAAGGGTGTCGTGAACTGGTTGAGCGGTATCAGGATGTGGAACGTCGGGTCCGAGCGCTCGGTCGGGCCGATCAAATTGAAGGGACCGTCCGGATCGTGGCGATCTACTCGGTCGGCCTCGGTCAGCTCACCCGCCACATCACCGAATTTCGCGCCCGACACCCCCTGGCCGACTGCCGCCTGGAGTGCATGCACCCCAGCGAGGTCGTCGATCGGGTTCGTACCGGTCGCGCCGATCTGGGCATCGTCTCGTTCCCGAAAAAGTGGCCCGGAATTGACGTGGTCGCCTGGCGAGACGAAGAAATGGTCGTGGCCGCTCCTCCCGGGCATCCCCTGGCCGATCCCGAGGGGATCAGCGTGGGGCGGCTCGACGGGGCTCGCTTCGTTCATTACGATTCCGAACTGCCGATCCGACGCGCGATCGACCGCCATTTGAAGCGTCGCGGTGTTCAGGTTGAACCTGGCCTGGCCTTTGACAGCATCGAGAACATCAAGCGCGCTGTCGAGGTGGGCGCCGGGGTGGCCCTCTTGCCTCGAACGACCCTGGAGCGCGAGGTCGCTTCAGGAAGTCTCGTCGCAATCCCAATCACCGATCACCCCCTGAGCCGTCCCCTGGCGATCGTCCACCGGGGCGAAGCCACCCTGGGCCTGGCCGGGGCTCGGTTCCTCGAAACCTTGCGAGACGGTTCCACAACCGAGGACGGGACGACTGCCGCGTCGTCCCCCGCCCCCTCGGCCTCCGAGCCGAAACCGAACGGCCGGGGCGCCTCCCGAAGTGGCCGGACCCCCGCCGTCAAGAAAACCTGA